A window of the Carassius carassius chromosome 36, fCarCar2.1, whole genome shotgun sequence genome harbors these coding sequences:
- the LOC132116657 gene encoding endothelial cell-specific molecule 1-like, which produces MRLYAIPVLLLMVLGDADAWGPSGKYAVSCPDKCNPARCGSTQRCRRTVLDDCGCCQLCAAGRGEHCYRTVSGMHGVKCGPGLFCDFYKDEDDYGDEYGICKDCMYGTYGMECRKTCNCKAGGLCDRETGACLSFKFLAKMAMLKSHSSEGNGVGSGDGNTETSSNRSSARNFLTPR; this is translated from the exons ATGCGTTTGTACGCGATCCCGGTGTTGTTGCTGATGGTGCTCGGAGACGCTGACGCGTGGGGTCCCTCTGGTAAATACGCCGTCAGCTGCCCGGATAAATGCAACCCCGCGCGGTGCGGCTCGACGCAGCGCTGCAGGCGCACGGTGCTGGATGACTGCGGATGCTGCCAGCTCTGCGCCGCGGGACGGGGAGAGCACTGCTACCGCACCGTGTCCGGGATGCACGGCGTCAAGTGCGGACCGGGACTCTTCTGCGACTTCTACAAGGATGAAGATGATTATGGAGATGAATATGGCATCTGCAAAG ACTGCATGTACGGAACATATGGCATGGAATGTCGGAAAACATGCAACTGTAAAGCAGGTGGATTGTGTGACAGGGAAACAGGCGCTTGTCTCTCCTTTAAATTCTTGGCTAAAATGGCCATGCTGAAATCTCATTCAAGTGAAG GTAATGGTGTGGGCTCAGGCGACGGAAACACTGAAACCAGCAGCAATCGTTCTTCTGCTCGCAATTTTCTCACCCCTCGCTGA